From Besnoitia besnoiti strain Bb-Ger1 chromosome X, whole genome shotgun sequence, one genomic window encodes:
- a CDS encoding hypothetical protein (encoded by transcript BESB_016300), producing the protein MELLEKGGAQDLLPFVGYCRVFVVDNDGLQRKTKGSRVEAPVHMRAEGGKRIFTAYFPPKDPVTMLKLQSDEQEFVYGKVWVGAFCKPEENPNTNRLLFVLQGQNCKRLAEEVDASSDSTCTCKAFMPFLEDCYSKPVEARLTTADEKFVTKLVKLEVEVTDDVYEQWLRYYRTLKTVDKDDKDGEKKDEKK; encoded by the exons ATGGAGCTTCTGGAAAAAGGGGGTGCTCAGGACCTCCTTCCCTTCGTCGGCTACTGCCGGGTTTTCGTTGTGGACAACGATGGGCTTCAACGGAAAACAAAGG GTAGCCGAGTAGAGGCGCCTGTTCACATGAGGGCCGAAGGGGGGAAACGCATTTTCACTGCCTACTTTCCTCCCAAGGACCCAGTGACGATGCTGAAGCTGCAGTCGGACGAGCAAGAATTTGTGTACGGCAAAGTGTG ggtcggcgccttctgcaaGCCAGAGGAGAACCCCAACACGAATCGTCTCTTGTTCGTGCTTCAAGGGCAAAACTGCAAAAG gctcgcggaggaggtgGACGCGTCCTCAGACAGCACGTGCACATGCAAAGCCTTCATGCCGTTCCTTGAGGACTGCTACTCGAAGcccgtggaggcgcgtctcACGACAGCAGACGAGAAGTTTGTGACCAAG CTGGTTAAACTTGAAGTGGAGGTCACGGACGATGTTTACGAGCAGTGGCTCCGCTACTACAGAACGCTGAAGACAGTAGACAAAGATGACAAGGACGGCGAGAAaaaagacgagaagaaaTAG
- a CDS encoding Sec61beta family protein (encoded by transcript BESB_016310) — protein MQTRIKKATTKGIVLIFVLLGTNAPSAQACVQQVGGARTSVPRRRAVAGSGATSSSTQRPRAAGPASSQGILKFYSEDTPGLKLGPQTVLIMTLCFMASVVLLHIVGKFRQTYGGEN, from the exons ATGCAGACTAGAatcaagaaggcgactacgAAAGGGATTGTCTTGATATTCGTACTACTT GGAACGAATGCTCCATCTGCTCAGGCCTGTGTTCAGcaggtcggcggcgcccgcaccTCCGTCCCTCG ACGCAGAGCGGTGgctggcagcggcgcgaccaGCTCGAGTACTCAACGCCCCCGAGCTGCCGGGCCAGCGTCTTCTCAGGGAATTCTAAAGTTCTACAGCGAAGACACACCCGGTCTGAAATT GGGCCCGCAAACTGTTTTGATCATGACGCTCTGCTTCATGGCTTCCGTCGTTCTCCTCCACATTGTCGGCAAATTCCGTCAAACGTACGGCGGCGAGAACTAA